The following coding sequences are from one Biomphalaria glabrata chromosome 8, xgBioGlab47.1, whole genome shotgun sequence window:
- the LOC129927599 gene encoding polyprenol reductase-like: protein MISGINILSVLWLLVAIGIFCAYLLFLLNEDLSLIILPVKSLFLFGKCLHRYSHINKRADSSLPNELEATGTGIPGIPGSLNVPKSWFKHFYITGIICHSLAFIVLVSCLFGGPGCVVIKDLQYWVIWHSLYSAEYKFDDSALPVLLVFLLEWLQIFRRAYECFYISSFSKSTINISHYIIGLCFYSLFGIGLLISIPLEKLAFSTPNVLEVVRYIIAVAIFVWAFHFQHRSMLTLASLRQEQKDKPPDGHFVPHGHLFDLVSSPHYLCEVIIYTAFCFMFKFENMYLNCVAVFVWTNQVIESKISHKWYTEHFPNYPAHRKTLIPYLW, encoded by the exons ATGATCTCCGGAATAAATATTCTGTCGGTACTTTGGCTTTTAGTTGCAATCGGAATATTTTGCGCATATTTACTGTTCTTGTTAAATGAAGACTTAAGTTTAATCATATTACCTGTTAAAAGTTTATTTCTGTTTGGAAAATGCTTACACCGGTACAGCCATATCAACAAGCGAGCAGACTCTAGCTTACCAAATGAACTTGAAGCCACCGGCACTGGTATACCCGGTATACCGGGATCTTTAAATGTTCCTAAGAG TTGGTTTAAGCATTTCTACATCACCGGCATCATCTGTCACAGTTTGGCATTCATTGTTTTAGTCTCTTGTCTGTTTGGTGGCCCAGGATGTGTCGTAATAAAGGATCTACAATACTGGGTTATATGGCACTCTTTGTACAGTGCAGAGTATA AGTTTGATGACAGTGCCTTGCCTGTATTGCTCGTGTTCCTCCTGGAATGGCTTCAGATATTTAGACGTGCTTATGAGTGCTTCTATATCAGCTCCTTCTCCAAGAGCACAATAAACATCAGCCACTACATCATTGGACTTTGTTTCTACTCTCTGTTTGGTATTGGTTTGCTCATCTCTATACCTTTGGAGAAACTTGCGTTCTCAA CACCAAATGTGTTAGAGGTTGTGCGATATATAATAGCAGTTGCAATATTTGTTTGGGCGTTCCACTTCCAGCACAGGAGCATGTTGACACTGGCATCTCTCAGGCAGGAACAAAAAG aCAAACCCCCAGATGGGCACTTTGTTCCTCATGGCCATTTGTTTGACCTGGTCAGCTCCCCTCACTACCTGTGTGAGGTCATCATCTATACAGCGTTCTGTTTTATGTTTAAGTTTGAGAACATGTACCTGAACTGTGTGGCTGTCTTTGTCTGGACCAACCAGGTGATCGAAAGCAAGATCTCTCACAAATGGTACACAGAACACTTCCCCAACTATCCCGCACATAGGAAGACGTTAATACCATATCTGTGGTGA
- the LOC106078060 gene encoding uncharacterized protein LOC106078060, translating into MSNFKKTTLAGGGRKKTGPKPELTEEQKQEIREAFDLFDADGSGTIDAKELKVAMRALGFEPKKEEIKKLIAEIDKESTGCIDFADFLTLMTYKMSEKDSKEEILKAFRLFDDDETGKISFRNLKRVAKELGENMTDEELQEMIDEADRDGDGEINQEEFLRIMKKTSLY; encoded by the exons ATG tcaaactttaaaaagacCACCTTGGCTGGTGGTGGGCGTAAAAAGACAGGCCCCAAACCAGAGCTGACAGAGGAACAGAAGCAAGAAATCCGGGAAGCATTTGATCTCTTTGATGCTGATGGATCAGGAACTATTGATGCTAAAGAGCTCAAA GTTGCCATGAGAGCTCTGGGGTTTGAACCCAAGAAAGAAGAGATTAAGAAATTGATTGCAGAGATTGATAAAGAATCAACAG GCTGCATTGATTTTGCTGACTTCCTAACACTAATGACCTACAAAATGAGTGAGAAAGACTCTAAAGAAGAAATCCTCAAAGCTTTCCGTTTGTTTGACGATGATGAAACAGGGAAAATTTCTTTTCGTAATTTGAAGCGGGTCGCAAAGGAGCTTGGGGAAAACATGACAGATGAAGAATTACAG GAAATGATTGATGAAGCAGACAGGGATGGTGATGGGGAGATAAATCAAGAGGAATTTCTCAGAATCATGAAGAAAACAAGTTTATACTGA